Within Stella humosa, the genomic segment GGGAGAGCATCGCCTAGGGTCCCACCCGTTGCGTCAGCGCGGTGAAAAGGGCCAGCAGGGCCGACTGCGGCGGCTGGTCGGTGTGGTGGACGATGTGGGTCCAGCCGGCGGCGCGCGCGATGTCGCCCAGCCCGGCGGTGTGGTCGCGCATGCGCTGGACATAGGCGTCGCGCACCGTCTCCACCCGCGACAGCAGCAGTTGCCCCTCGGCCTCCATGCCCTCGAAGCGGACGCGGCCGGTGAAGGGCAGGGTCGCCTCGGCCGGGTCGACGATCTGGACCAGATGGCCGCGCAGGCCGGCCCCCGCCAGGCGGCGGACGATGGCATCGAGATCGGGCAGGGGCACCAGGAAATCCCCCATCAGCACCGTGCGGGCATGGCGAGGCAGCGGCTCCAGGTTGGGCAGCCCGTCCAGCGCACCCTTGCCCGCTGCATCGCCGGCGCTCGCCACCTGCTCGGTGATGCGTTCGACGGCAAAGCGGCCGGCGACCGGGCGCTGCCCGCCGCCCAGCAGGGCGACGCGCTCGCCCGCCCGCGCCAGCAGCGAGGCCAGGGCCACCAGCAGCAGTTCGGCGCGATCGAGCTTGGTGGCGATGCCGGGCGCGCTGCTCCAGCGCATGGAGGTGGAGGCATCCCGCCACAGCCACACGCTCTGGGCCGCCTCCCACTCGTTCTGGCGCACGAACAGGCGCTGCCCGCGGGCGGACTGGCGCCAGTCGATGGCGGTGGCCGCATCGCCGAATTCGTAGCCGCGATACTGCCAGAAGGCGTCGCCCTGGCCGACGCGGCGGCGGCCATGCACGCCCTGGACGACGGTGGCCGCCACGCGCTCGGCCGCCACCTGCAAGGGCGGCATGCGGGATGCCGCCTGCTCGGCGCGATGGCGCAGGCGGAGGGTTGCGGCCGACGTCATCGCGGGGGGCGGTCCTTCGTCCGTTCCGGCCGGCTACCGCAGCGGCGCCGTCAGGCGGTCGATGATGCCGCCGATGGTGACCCCGTCGGCGCGCGCGGCAAAGCTGAGCGCCATGCGGTGGCGCAGGATCGGGTGGGCCAGCGCAACGACGTCGTCGATCGACGGGCTGAGGCGGCCGTCGAGCACGGCCCGCGCGCGGGCGGCCAGCATCAGCGCCTGGCTGGCGCGCGGGCCGGGGCCCCAGGCAACGTGGCGGCGCA encodes:
- a CDS encoding DUF58 domain-containing protein — encoded protein: MTSAATLRLRHRAEQAASRMPPLQVAAERVAATVVQGVHGRRRVGQGDAFWQYRGYEFGDAATAIDWRQSARGQRLFVRQNEWEAAQSVWLWRDASTSMRWSSAPGIATKLDRAELLLVALASLLARAGERVALLGGGQRPVAGRFAVERITEQVASAGDAAGKGALDGLPNLEPLPRHARTVLMGDFLVPLPDLDAIVRRLAGAGLRGHLVQIVDPAEATLPFTGRVRFEGMEAEGQLLLSRVETVRDAYVQRMRDHTAGLGDIARAAGWTHIVHHTDQPPQSALLALFTALTQRVGP